The genomic DNA ATGagttaaaaatattaatttatttaacagGTAATGAGTAAGAATTAATTGAAACATAAGGTATAGTATAGTAAACCTTAACAGGCAAATCTTCAGTACGATTTGAATCAGATGGTTCGACACTGAAGGCTTCTTCATCAATAGGCtgaatttgtataaaaaaaataacCAAAAAATGATAATAATTAATACACAAAAATTATTGACAACTTGTAATAATAGTACAAAGGTAAATTAGAAAAAATATACCTGAATAGTGTCAAAATGTTTATCAAGCTCCGATAAAACGACAGGGTTATTAGTCATCTTGGAGACTGAGTAGCCATCAGACTTTTTGGTAATGTTAAAAGAAGAAATAGCAATCTTGAACGCAAACTTCATATTTAGTAAAGAATTAAGCTCATTTGGAAAACTTCCTTCGTTTGCTAACtgttgaaaaagaaaatataCTTTACTGTTGTATGTTGTATACTAACGAAAAAATATGATAAAAAAGGAAATTTTTATTACGTACTTCAATGTTGTTGTCTAAAAGCTGATTAGCATTAACCTTCAAAAGCTTTGTCACCTCACGCTCGAACAATGTCAGGCTAACAATACCAGTACAATCTTGCACACGTATATAAAGCCTAATTCTGCAAAATATATTAATGATATTTAATTATcttgaaaaaaaaacttaacatgGATAAGATTTACCTTGGAACTGATGAAACGTTCTTTGTATTACAAACATCAGTCTTGCATTCCAAGACAGTGACCTCTTCAACACCATCAgtaccatcctgcttctgtttAACAACAGTAGTTGTTGAAACCTTTTTGTTGCAGGTTGTGCAGGCGTTGTAAAACCACTCATTGTTCGATGCAAAACTCTTGATAGTGCCAACAATGACAACAAACCTCGTCTGTGTTTAAGATATAGATAATGTATAAAAAAATAGATAAAAGAATAAATATTAAAGATATTTATATCGGTGTTACCGTATCTATTGAGTTTAACGACCCAATGGGATAAAACGTCAAGTCAGATAGGAACTCTTCAGTGACAGTCTTCACAACAGGAGAACTTAAGCCAGAATAACTGGAAGAAATCTCGGGAGAAAGTCTCTCGATAAATCTAATAAAAAAATGTCAAAATAATTATTTAGAACATTATTGAAAGTAATACATATTAAAagtaaaactataaaaaaatgTAATACGATTGCAAACCTTTTCTTGAAATCCATTATCTCTTTCACCTCAGAGTTTATCAAGACTCGAGTTACATTATACAAATTTGAGACATACATATTACCTGTTTCATTATtacaacataaaaataaaagtCAAAGTTGTATAAAAATCAATATGTAGTTTAATGAAAAGTCTGAATGTAGGTATAGAATATACCTCCCCAAAATCTGTACTTCCCAAActgaacaacaaccacaacatTCTTTTCGTCCTTATTGTTTTTCTCAAAATCCAAAATCTGATCAGCATAACAACCCCATAACGTGACGTAAATCTGATGGTGTCTAAAAAACAAAAAGTAAAGAATTAACTTGATAGttgtaaaatatataaaaaacggGAGAAATATATAAGTAATATAaggtatatgtatatatatataaggatgTACTGCAAATCTTCCAAAATAAAGGTTGTCTTCTTCTCGTCTTTGCCGTTATTATTATCACTCTTATCATCTGACGGAAGACACCTGACAACAAAACCGATAACATCTAAACATCACAGAATAATGAAATTAATATTACATAAGatatataatattaaatttattaaaaattaagaaaaattaaaaataatttacCAATAGGGCTTTTGAAAGACTTGCTATCATCTAGAGGGTCATCCACAATAGAATCAAATGGAGAAAAGTCAAATCCCCATTCAGCACCAACAGGCTCATTGCATTCTTGGACAGTAGTGTTGGGATTTAGATTGATCTTGAACGAAGTATGAACATATTTGACTTTTTGACGATTTTCACCCATCGAAGGGTTACGAATGGTTAAACATTGATTTTCTTTCAGCAAATGTTCATAACCAGTAGTGTTTTTCTGTAAAACAAAGGCCTGCATTTTCGTaccctgaaaaaaaaaacagttttataagTAATGATAATCTGAAACTAAATATTTTTTATTCAAACAAAAGTATGAGTTGGTCTAAAAAAAACCTCCTGGTCCATGAATATCATGTCGTAGCAATAAATCTTTCTAGGATTATTGAAAGTAGGTCTTGTCCATAGCCTGACAATGCGGATTCTGATGGTGTAATCATCAACATTAAGATCAACATTATTCAAAAGTGTGACAGCAGCCTGTTCCAtctctaaaataaataaaaaaacagttAAAATATGTTAGTTGATGATGATATAGAACAATAATTGAAGAAAAGAACATGAAAACATCCTATGTATGCTGATGACTAAAACAACTTAAAAATAACTACATCAAAGACATTACAAATTCAAAACTCATACCAGAAGATATGTATATCGAAAGAGACAGCTTCAGTAGTTGTGATGTGTATGAATAATAACAAATGAAActaatttatataataaaatggTCACTTAATTATGGTAgcaatattatttatttatcttaATTATAATTGATAAActttactaaaataaaaaaaaattacatttttataaattattaTGATTCAACAGTTTCCATAATTAACTAAACATTTACTAAAGTAAAAATTTTCGACTTTGTTCAAGCAATTAAGAGAAAGTTGACTTTCTATTGTTAAAAAGAATATTAATACTTTCTTTATGCTAATTAAatgttatattaaaattaaaaagtttatAATATAACAGGTACAAACTAAAATGCAGGTTTACAGATGAAAATGAAAAACATACAATATTCTACAATCTAGAAATAACAACAATATAATCTATGTGCAGAAAGTAAGTTGATAAAATCATGAATAGGATCGTGGTTATTTTAAATCATGTTAAATGGTTAAAATAATAAGGTATTCTATCAATATCAATCATTTATAAATATGCTTGACTTTAatgtttaaaattttatttttttatatttttttaaaaaccaaaaaaatatagAATACATTAAATTATCACAATAACAAAATATACATTATACAGTAATGTTATTATAACAACTTGAACCGTGAGTTATATAAAAACTATATAATTTGTAAACATTAATCAGTTAATATTGGAATATATCAGCTTCTTTTATCCTTATAAGTAGTTTGTATATTGTTTTAAATACATCATTAATGTAGTGAGATTAAAAAATAGTAATAACATACATTGAACTTTAAAGACATGGCATATAGTGAATAACATAACAGTTAagatatgaaaaataaaaaaaaaaaaaaaaaaaaccttgaaaTTGAAAACCAAAACCAATGTTAAAACCAAATAAATGGATAAGGCAAAAAACATGCCGTAATTGTCATATAACTACTTAGTACGCTTAACGTAAGGTACAACCCTCTCAACACTCAAAACCTGCTCATTTTCATCAAAAGAATAGTGAACCTGGTCACGGACCTTAATCCGAGCGGCTTTCATGAACTTCTTCCAACAGGTTAAAGCGTATCGATAACCACGACCGTTGGGTCTTTTTTCACGTCTTGTACCGTTGGTAATTTGCAGTGGAGGATCCATATGCAAAAATCTTATGTTCAAATCCTTTAAGCCTTCATCAAGTCTAGCCTTGCGTGAAACAGGATCAGGGATTCTCTGCATTGTTGTAAAAATATCTTTAACAATAGATATGATTATTTATCTTTATATCTTTATTCTTTATATCTTTATAGAGTAAAATAAAATGAGATAACTTGTTTTTAAGGAGTTTGTAAAAGTATATTCAAACTTACAAAATAATCTTCACCAGCCATACGAACAAACGTTGTAACACAACCATCTATGTGTTCATCAGGTTCGTTTTCAGCATCTAAGGGTGGAACTTCAGCCTGaaaagtaataaatataatttgtAATCAATTAGCATGTTAgcatatatatataatgtataaatTGCTATCAATATGTAATTTACCTCATCAGCATCTACATCAGGATAATTGATTTCAACACCGTTTTTTCCAAAAACTTTTAAATAGAAAAAATGACCAAAACCTTTagtaaataacaataaacaaccaACCTCCAACTGAAACAGACTAACAATTACGTCCATACCAACGGTAAAACCGACTTTACCGTCGTATGTTACAATAGAAACGTTAAATGTTTTGTTGTCTATCATTACAGTAGAGGTTACGTCATTTGAGGAATAATCGTAACTTTTGGGCAAAGTACTTTGAGGGATGTCCTGTAGGATGATACAAAAGGAAAGAAAAAAAGgttaatattaatataaataaattaataattctaCACATTAGGAAAAAGTAATATATGAGTTTATCTTACATAAAAATTACATGACGGAGATAGCATATATGTCCAGAAAGAGCCACGACTAACCCCATCAATGAAACTTGTTAATTTAAAAGTTGTAGGATCTAGTGGATTAAAAACTACCAAACACCCTTTGGTTAGTCCCAAGTGTATTACAACATTGGACCAaccattaaaaaaaaatatcttcCCTTTAGAAGCGCTTAAAAAAACATTAAAGACACTGCCATCTTCAGTGTGTATCGTAACATTAGTAGGGCCTTTGTCAACACCCCATAGTTTAGACGCAGCGTCATCTGGTATGGCCTAATGTAACAATAGAATGGAAAAACGAATTATAATTATACTCAaaaggtttaaaaaaaattatagtaaactttataaaataaaaagaaaaaaactaaacaaaaacTCAATAAAAAATTATTCACCTACCATAATAACTTGGTCTGCTCGACTCATTTCCCTACAGAACCAGGGTGCTCTGTAACTGAATTAGAATACAATACAAAAACAAATGTTAATAAAGTAAAACATGTTTAGGTTATTGCAACAAAATAAGTAAAATGAATACAAAAATACCTTGATAAACTATCACCCATAGTAAATACCTAAAATACAGTTTACATAAACAAACGACATCAGATAAATCATTATGCATTCAACGTAGTTACAAACAAAATAATCAAATTATGCAATCAAACATAAATTTCTGTAAACAACTATCTTCATAAACATAATGTGGAAAAAAATTAtgacaactaattatataatcaTATTATGATAGCATAAAAAATAAACTAATTACACATTACAATCTGTTTAATAAGTAGTTCTATAACACAAAAAGTAAGGAAAATATAAAGTTGAAAAAccaatataaacatattaattcAAAACAAATTGTTAAACCCCCAAAATCAATTCATTTTTATATGCAAAATCGGATATAGACTGTTGAATCAGAATCACAGAATTATTAACAATTACAGATCAAAAAATCAAATAATATTAATATACAAAAGTTAAAATTATAGAATTCAAAGTTATTCAGCATCCAAATCGGGAATAGGGTTTGATACAAAGTTGAATGAATGaaaaaacaatataaattaaGATAATTCAGCAACATGCATCGGGTTTAGGGTTATTCATAAACATCGTATTTGTAAAGGTAAACATAAATTAAAACCCCAAAATCAACAGATTTATCAATGACAATCATATTTAGGGTTTattcaacataaacataaatttaAGAAAGTAAAGAAACGAAGAAACACAAAATAATGATTAAAGAAGAAATTTAACATAAACAACTTACGGATTTGTATATCGATTTCAGAATCTTCTATGAATCGCCGATAAAAGAAAAAGTATGCGTCGATGAAGAAGCAGAACAATCGAATCCAATGATTATATGTAGATCCAGCGATTTTCATTCTTATGTAAGGAAACCAAATGTATTTTGGGAAGATGATTGGAGTGAAGATGAAGAGATTTCTTTGTGAAACGGTGGTGAATTAATTAGGTTAgagaaagaaaaaggaaaataaaagaaAAGTGAGGATTCTTGGTTTTGGCGGTCATTAGAAACAAAAATGGATTAGTCAATTGCCAAGTGGCAAGTAATAGGTTAAAACTATGACAAATGGCTTAAAATTATTTtgctttattagaagtagtagattTACATCATTAGTTATCTAG from Helianthus annuus cultivar XRQ/B chromosome 7, HanXRQr2.0-SUNRISE, whole genome shotgun sequence includes the following:
- the LOC110899075 gene encoding replication protein A 70 kDa DNA-binding subunit B-like: MIFMDQEGTKMQAFVLQKNTTGYEHLLKENQCLTIRNPSMGENRQKVKYVHTSFKINLNPNTTVQECNEPVGAEWGFDFSPFDSIVDDPLDDSKSFKSPIDVIGFVVRCLPSDDKSDNNNGKDEKKTTFILEDLQHHQIYVTLWGCYADQILDFEKNNKDEKNVVVVVQFGKYRFWGGNMYVSNLYNVTRVLINSEVKEIMDFKKRFIERLSPEISSSYSGLSSPVVKTVTEEFLSDLTFYPIGSLNSIDTTRFVVIVGTIKSFASNNEWFYNACTTCNKKVSTTTVVKQKQDGTDGVEEVTVLECKTDVCNTKNVSSVPRIRLYIRVQDCTGIVSLTLFEREVTKLLKVNANQLLDNNIELANEGSFPNELNSLLNMKFAFKIAISSFNITKKSDGYSVSKMTNNPVVLSELDKHFDTIQPIDEEAFSVEPSDSNRTEDLPVKDSISQTGDDVTPSSNVFKVGFTTSFDQKDADLDTNSERDLKRNLDTVYDVDVVSSQSSSKMRKDGGVDEVILIPNKEA
- the LOC110925805 gene encoding uncharacterized protein LOC110925805 isoform X2, whose translation is MSRADQVIMAIPDDAASKLWGVDKGPTNVTIHTEDGSVFNVFLSASKGKIFFFNGWSNVVIHLGLTKGCLVVFNPLDPTTFKLTSFIDGVSRGSFWTYMLSPSCNFYDIPQSTLPKSYDYSSNDVTSTVMIDNKTFNVSIVTYDGKVGFTVGMDVIVSLFQLEVGCLLLFTKGFGHFFYLKVFGKNGVEINYPDVDADEAEVPPLDAENEPDEHIDGCVTTFVRMAGEDYFRIPDPVSRKARLDEGLKDLNIRFLHMDPPLQITNGTRREKRPNGRGYRYALTCWKKFMKAARIKRWNRLLSHF
- the LOC110925805 gene encoding uncharacterized protein LOC110925805 isoform X1, whose product is MSRADQVIMAIPDDAASKLWGVDKGPTNVTIHTEDGSVFNVFLSASKGKIFFFNGWSNVVIHLGLTKGCLVVFNPLDPTTFKLTSFIDGVSRGSFWTYMLSPSCNFYDIPQSTLPKSYDYSSNDVTSTVMIDNKTFNVSIVTYDGKVGFTVGMDVIVSLFQLEVGCLLLFTKGFGHFFYLKVFGKNGVEINYPDVDADEAEVPPLDAENEPDEHIDGCVTTFVRMAGEDYFRIPDPVSRKARLDEGLKDLNIRFLHMDPPLQITNGTRREKRPNGRGYRYALTCWKKFMKAARIKVRDQVHYSFDENEQVLSVERVVPYVKRTK